Within Halobacterium jilantaiense, the genomic segment TCGGGGAACTCGTCGGCCAGCCCCTCGACGGGCTCCGGCCGGTCGTAGGGGTCGTACTCCATCGGCCCGAACGCCGGACTGTCCAGCGCGTCCATCACGTCCTCGAAGAAGTCGTCCGGGGTCGTCGGCGCGTCCGCGTGCGCCTGCACGACCTGCTCCAGTTGGCTGGCCTTCTCCTCGGCGTCGTCCTCCTCGACGGGCTGCTGGACCGCGAAGCGCCCGCCCGCGTCGTCGTCGGTCGGCAGGAAATCAGCGAGTCCGTCGTCGACTTTGCGGGCGACCTGCGTCCCCACGCCGCGCACCTCGTAGGGGTTCTTCGCGTACGTCTTGAGGTGGAACACGCCCTCTGCGGGGTGTCCGAGGTAGAGGTCCTCGCCGACCCCGGACGCCCGGTCGCCCGCGACGGCCCGCCAGTCGTCCGGGTCGCCCGACGATTCCACGACGTCCTCCACGATGTCGTCCCAGTCCCGTACGCGCATCTCGCTCACTCATTGACTGCTCGTAGACTTAAGTCGTGTCCTCGCTAGATTCCCTTGCTGGGAGTTGGTTCGTTCGCATTCTCTGGGTTTTCGCCGATAGGAAGCCCTCGGCGTTCTCGGCTCGGGGGCCTTGCTGCGCGCTTCACTCTCTCACTTCGTTCGGTCGTTGCAGTGCTTTCGTCGGCCGCCGTCGCCGACACCGCCTCGCCCTTCCAGTCCACCGGAAATCAGAGATTTCCGAGGTCTTGAGAGAGCGAAGCTCTCTCGGCGACCGCCAGGATGTCGGCCACCCAGCTGGCTACAGCCGACTGAGAACCCGGTAGACGGGTGGAATGAAAGGGGCAGCGTGCTCGGCGAAGCACGGCGACGGCAGCACCGCAGAGAGCGTAGCAACCGAGGAGCGCAGCGAGCCGCGCGAGCCGAGCACGCTGGGGCTTTCGAGGTGTTGGAGAGTCCTACCGATTCGCAACCATACCCACACCCAGAGACTCCAGAGAGCGACACCGTTATTCGCCGTCCGAACCACACCTGCTGCGTGAACGTTCGGGGCGAGGTCACCGACGTGGACGGGGTTCGCTCGGTGAGCACGCAGTACGGCGAGAAGGACATCTTCGAGGCGTGGGTGCGGCCGGAGCCCGGGGCCGAGTCCGTGCAGGTCACGCTCTGGGGGAAGTGGACCGAGACGGCCGACTACCTCGACGCGGGGATGGACCTGCTGGTGACCGACGTGGAGGAGAAAGAGTGGAACGGGGAGACGCAGTTCTCCACGGGCAAGGACTCGTTGGTGGTGGTCGAACCCGACTTCCTCGTGGACGTGACGAACATCCGGGAGTTCGTGCAGTGCCCGCGGATGTACTACCTGAACAAACTGCAGGGCCTCCCCCTCAAATACCCGGTGACGAAGGGGACCATCGTCCACGAGGTGTTCGGGGACCTGCTACGGGGCCGCGACCTCGACGAGTCCGTCGCGGAGCGCGTCGACGAGGCCGGCCTGGAACTCGGGCTGCTCGGCCGGAGCCGCGAGGAGGTCGAGGCCGACGTGCGGGACAACGCCAGCGCCATCGAGGGCTGGCTCCAGCAGGGCAAACTCACGGACGAAGACGAGTGGCGCTCGGAGTACACGCTCGTCTCGGAGCGCTTCGGTATCAAGGGTCGGTGTGACGCCATCCGGCGCGGGATGCCGGTGGAACTGAAGACGGGGAAGAACACGAACCGCGACCCCCGGTTCCACGACAAGGTGCAGGCGGCGTGTTACGCGCTGATGCTCGACGAGCGCGGCGTCCCCGCGGACACCGGCACCCTGCTGTACACGAAGAACGCCGCGGTGGACCGGAACGAGGAGTCCGGCGACCTCTCGCCCGCCAAAGAGTTCTCCATCGGTCGCGGGTTCCTAGAGTTCGTCGTCCGGGAGCGCAACCACCTCGCCGCCCTCGAAGCCAGCGACGGCCCGCCGACGGGGTATGAGGCCGACGCGAAGTGCGAGTACTGCTTCGAGCAGGACACCTGCATGGTGGTCTCGGGTCGGCTCGACCAGGAATCGAAGGCCGGCCAGCTCGGGAACCCCGTCCCCGAGGAGGAACGCGAGTACTTCGACGAGCTGTACGAGGCAATCGAGTCCGAGCGCGCCTCAGTCCACGACGAGTACCGCAAGCTCTGGGAGCAGACACCCGAGGAGCGCGCCGACGACGACCGCGCAGTCGTCGACCTGGAGCCGGCCGGCCAGAAAGAACTCCCGGACGGCCGCTGGCGAATGGCCGCCGACCGGCCCGGCAGCGCCGCCTCCAAGATTCGGGAGGGCGACCGCGTGCTCGCGTCGGACGGCGACCCGGTGACGGGGACGGCGGAGATGGCGCGCGTCGAACGACTGGACGCCGACCGCGTCGAGGTCACGGCAGACGAGCCCGTGGCGCTGCGGCGACTCGACGTCTACCCCTCCGAGCTCTCCGTCGACCGGATGCTGACCGCGCTCCACGACGCCGTGCTGAAGGGCGAGCCCCGCCGCAAGGACCTCCTGTTCGACCGCGCCGCTCCCGAGTTCGGG encodes:
- a CDS encoding ATP-dependent helicase, producing MNVRGEVTDVDGVRSVSTQYGEKDIFEAWVRPEPGAESVQVTLWGKWTETADYLDAGMDLLVTDVEEKEWNGETQFSTGKDSLVVVEPDFLVDVTNIREFVQCPRMYYLNKLQGLPLKYPVTKGTIVHEVFGDLLRGRDLDESVAERVDEAGLELGLLGRSREEVEADVRDNASAIEGWLQQGKLTDEDEWRSEYTLVSERFGIKGRCDAIRRGMPVELKTGKNTNRDPRFHDKVQAACYALMLDERGVPADTGTLLYTKNAAVDRNEESGDLSPAKEFSIGRGFLEFVVRERNHLAALEASDGPPTGYEADAKCEYCFEQDTCMVVSGRLDQESKAGQLGNPVPEEEREYFDELYEAIESERASVHDEYRKLWEQTPEERADDDRAVVDLEPAGQKELPDGRWRMAADRPGSAASKIREGDRVLASDGDPVTGTAEMARVERLDADRVEVTADEPVALRRLDVYPSELSVDRMLTALHDAVLKGEPRRKDLLFDRAAPEFGSEDHGLIPNNDAQNEAVNRALNAEDFALVHGPPGTGKTYTIATLIRAFVERGDRVLLSAFTNRAVDNALEALREQGFEDGVGPEGQPNEGGGDAADHIVRVGTETGVRPDMQDLRLDKSGDPGERAAALESAPVVAATTATCGSRILRELEFDVVLVDEASQLTEPDTLAAINRGDRFVLVGDHEQLPPVVRSGGRLSKSLFERLHETYPEASTMLDQQYRMSQRIQAFSSTEFYDGQLRPATGEVAGQRLADLGVDTGGMVCDGVSFRDVPGTDDAHVDPEEADRVAEIVTEYVDAGVDPGEVGVIAPFRAQVAEIGRRTPDGVAVDTVDRFQGSSKEVIVVSFVARGGLDGPIFEDHRRVNVALSRAKKSLVLVGDETALRSEPLYDRMVDWATLG